GCCTCCCTCCTGGACCAGTAGTAAATGATGGCAAACAGAAGGGAGTTTCCCAAGAAGGGGTAGCCTACAGGGTGGGGAAAAAGAGTGAATTGAAGCAGAGAAAAATAAGACACGCGGAACAGGGCAAAATGAACACCTGCACAGATTTAGCTTCATCCTCCCCGAAGAAGCTCACGGGGGTAAAATGGGCCTCGACGGGAAGACACAACGGGAAAGTATAGACCGCGGAACGGGTTAATATTCCACACATGTGTTTCCCCTCTGTTGTCTCTTCACACTCTTCATGGTCATGTCTTACCTCTGGGCCAATAGAACAAAATGCTTATGAGCGATAAGGAGGTGCACTGAATGGTGATGAAGTACAAGTATGACCCTGGGCTGGAAAACACTGCGTTCTTCtcgagggaggaagaaaactgGGCCAAtaaagacataaaaaaaacccAAGAAAGCGAAAATTTCCCCACGTAcataaagttaaaaaatattctccaCAGTTGGTAATTATTATATATCAAATTCCAATCCAGTAAAAGGTACACAACATTTAGGAGGTTGCATGTTATGAGAAGGGTCactaaaaaaattagggTTATTAAATACTTGGTTACATTTGGTAAGTTTCCATACCAAACCTCCGGCCCTGAAATATCCATCTTCTTTTGTATGTCTCATGTAATGCGTCGTTAAGTTTGTGGGGGGGGAGAGCGTCGTCGCGCACCTTGATATGCCGCGTACCTCTACTTTCGCGGTGTCGCCTTGGGGTTCTCCACTAGTGAGTACCCAAGCACATAGTACTAACTACACCCTCAACAATGTGTAACAGGCTCTGCCAGACGGACAACAATGAGCTGAAAACGAAAAGGGAGCAGCGACTCAGCACTGGTATATCTCACATgttatgtgtgtgtacacacATGTGAGCCTtggataaaaaaggggaggtgTGAATTCGGCTACAAGCGACACGGGTTATCTGtgtgggaaaggaaagaagatgaagaacgAATCATTAGTCAAATAAACCCGttcaaaatgtacatatggcATGTATAAgcatgtacatttatacatatgtatgtgccctttcatatatatacacgcgGTGCCTCTCTGCTCTTACCTTTTAACATTCCAAAGTAGGTCACATGGCGTACGCGAAAAACGCATTCTTcgatttgttcatttttcattttttccattcaagTGAGATAACAGTTCTGCTTATTCTCACGAATTGCGGCAATTTTCATTccccggaaaaaaaaaaaaaaaaaaaaaaaaaaaattaaacagtATGCCTCATGTACCATCGCATCATATTGACACAAAAGTGAAATGACTCTACTGTTGATTTTGTGCTTGatcatttatgtatatataatccTGTGCATTTGTGCACCCTTTTGATGATAATTGCATTTTTCGCCTTTCCCGTTGGGTTCCTCtccactgtttttttttttttccttttctttttttacatcacATTTCCCAGTGCTGTGTTCAGTGGTCACCGCTATTCGCCTGCACCATTCCTGTGGGTTATTTTTGACTGGATAGGTCATCATTTggaccctttttttaaaccacTATCAacttggctttttttttttttttttttttttttttttgtgagcttccttctttaccccCACCCATTATTTTGCAGAACGTATGTCATTTTTCATTGTGTGGTTCTGCCATTTTAGTCCTTATGCGCCACTTTTACATGTTCAACACGgttgggggaaaaagaaaaagaaaaaagggcacATTGTGGATGGCACTtaacatataatatattggGATAGGGGT
Above is a window of Plasmodium knowlesi strain H genome assembly, chromosome: 6 DNA encoding:
- a CDS encoding DER1-like protein, putative translates to MDISGPEVWYGNLPNVTKYLITLIFLVTLLITCNLLNVVYLLLDWNLIYNNYQLWRIFFNFMYVGKFSLSWVFFMSLLAQFSSSLEKNAVFSSPGSYLYFITIQCTSLSLISILFYWPRGYPFLGNSLLFAIIYYWSRREAWSQVSIYFFTVKGYQLPFALIFLHLIMGQSLWVDIMGLMSGHIYYFFRELLPREGGPNLLEKTPKIFDKIMMKLREFRLNQGIRGNFSRYGYRPVSDSRTPESSGPTRRVFIGRGVRLGDS